In the genome of Flavobacteriales bacterium, the window ATCCCAGATTGGTTTTGTTTCCTGATGATCAAAAACTTAGACTTCTCAATACGCAATCGGAAAAAATTTCATTGCTGGAAAAGGCCGGAGTGGATCATTTGATCATTTACCCTTTTACCAAAGCATTTTCTCGTTTAACCGCGGTTGAATATGTGAGGGATATTTTGGTCAACCAACTTCACATTCACCGCTTGGTGATAGGGTACGACCACCAATTTGGCCGCAACCGGGAAGGCTCTATTACCAATTTACAGGAGCTGGCGCCGTTGTACGGATTTGAAGTGGAGGAAATACCTGCCCAGATGGTAGATGATGTAAATGTTAGCTCTACCAAAATCAGACAATCCCTCCAAGAGGGAGATATTGAATCGGCCAATCAATTTTTGGGCTATTCGTATCCCTTGAGTGGAATTGTAATAAGCGGACAACAAATCGGACGAAGCATTGGTTTTCCCACGGCGAACATCCAGGTGACCGAGCCTTTAAAACTGATTCCCGGGGATGGCGTATATGCTGTTAAAATCAGCCACAAAGGCAAAGCATATGGCGGAATGTTAAACATTGGGATTAAACCAACTCTGGAATTAGAGCATCCCAACAGAACGCTGGAGGTAAATATTTTTGATTTTGAAGGGGAATTGTACAATGAAATGATTCAATTGGAGTTTATTGCAAGAATCAGGGAAGAAAAAAAATTTTTAAATCTCGATCAATTGAAACTTCAACTGCACGAAGATCGTCTAACTGCTCAAAAGCTTTTACTGCAATCATGAGAACATTATTGATCCTTTGCATGGTTTTTATCACCGGTATGTCGGTGGCACAGGAGGCGGACACCATGAAGGTGTATACGAGTCTGGAATCGGCTATGAAAAATCCGGAGGCGGTTTACAAATTGCGTTTATCGAAGATGGACCTGAAGGAATTTCCAATGGAGATTTTAAAAATGAAAAATCTGCGTGTTCTGGATCTAACCAAAAACAAAATAAAAACTATACCACAGGAAATTGGTCAACTGCAACACCTGGAAGTGTTGAATTTATCGCGCAATCGACTGGTAGAAATTCCTGCAGGCATTGGTGGATTAGTCAACCTTCGCTCACTTATTCTGAATCAGAATGAAATCGAATCCATCCCCAAGGAAATCGGCAATCTTAAAAAACTGGAATACCTCGACATGTGGAGCAATAATTTATGGTCCTTCCCCGAAGAACTGAAAGAGTTGGTTAGTCTGAAAGAGTTTGATTTACGAAATATACAATTGACCTTTAAGGAGCAGGAATACATCAACTCGCTTTTGCCAAAAACAAAAATTCATTACTCGCCAGCCTGCAACTGCGCCAAGTAATCAGGAAAATTTCTTTACAATTTTTTTCGCTGTTTTATTTACCACCCCCTTCGGGTGATCGCAATACGAACCTGCAATTTTGTTTATTTCGGTCCGCAACCCGGCAGATTGTTCGCCACAATTCAGCACCCCCTCCAATACGCGACCAGCATGCCGGTGATCATGCAATGGTGCAATTCGTAGAAGAATCGGAAAGGCGGTTTTTGCATTTACTTCATTTACTCCTGCAAAATTTGCAATGGCCTCAACGGCATAATCTCTGACGATGATACTCCCATCCCGTTCAATCATTTGCTCCAATTCGGGCAACAATGAAATAATAAGTTCAGTTCGCAATGAAGCTACCAGCGCAATGGTATGCATGGCTTCCCATCGGGTACGGTTGTTTTTATTTTTTAGAAGGGGAATAAGGTGCTCGGCATAAGGTGCCGTTTGTTGAGGATGTGTTAAAGAAAGTTCTGTAAACACTTCGGCGGCATCAGCGGAAAGTCCTTTGTTTTTCGAATTCAAAACCGGAATCAGTTCATTCAGCAGCTTCGGATTCTTTTTGCATTTTTCCGTCACTAATTTATTAGGCTCATTTCCCCGCACACCAAGTGAAGTAGAAAGTTCAAGTTCTATTCCCATATCAAAAATGCTTTTTAACGAGATAACGGACCGGAAAATAAGAACAACTCGCTCCAACCAACACCACTATTCCGAAAATCCAAATGAAATCCATAGCGTTTAATTGAACCGGGTAATGATCGATAACCGCACCTTCCAATGGTACAACGTGAAAATAATATTGCGTCAGAACAATGACAGAGCCCAAGATCATTCCCGAGAAGGCTCCGAAAAAATTAATCATCATGCCCTCACCAAAAAAAACAGAGCGGATAAATCGTTTATCGGCACCCATACTTTTTAACACGGCAATATCATTTTTCTTATCCATTACCAGCATGGTTAATGAAGCCAAAATATTAAAGCCGGTCAATAACAAAACAAACGATAACATGGCCAGAATAAAATACTTTTCGCTTTGGCTGACTTTATACAACAACTCATTCTGCTCGTATCGGGTTTTCACCTTAAAATCTGATCCGTAATGTTCCTGAAGTTGATTTTTTATTCTGTTGGCTTGTGCAGGATCACTCACTTTAATCTCCACTGCCGAAATATCGTCACCATATTCAAGCATAGCCGCAGCTAGATCGCGATGCACCAATACCGGTTTCAATTCATCATCGGAATCCACATTAAAAACTCCCGATAGCAAGGTGGTCTGACGATTAAAAGGATCGTTATTGATTTTTATTTTTTTGTTGCGGATCGGTGCGAACAGCGTTACCGATTCGTACTCACCGGGTCGGGAATTAACGTAAAGCTCCAATCCCGCAGCAATAGAAACATCCACCATGCAAAAATAAAACTCATCTTCCTTTAATACGGTATCTCCATCCTCAAGATGAAATCCTACATTACTCACCTCAAAAAAAGAGGGCTCAACACCTTTTAGCATGGCATGCACAAAACGATCGCCGTATTTAACGATGCACAATTCCTCTACTGTTTCCGAATAAGCTTGTATGCCCTCCTGGTTTTTTACAAACCCGAAATCAAATTCTTTTCTGTTAAAGGATTTTCCCTCAGATGGAGTAATTCGGATATCCGCATCGAATTTAGAAGATAAAACATCTACCAAAGATTCTAGTCCGTTAATGGCCGATAAAATGATAATCATGGACATTACACTGACAGCAATACCCACCACGGAAATACCGGAAATGATATTGATAACGTTGGTGGATTTTTTAGAAAACAAATACCGTTTTGCTATAAAAAACGAAGTATTCAATGCATCAGTTTTTGGAAAGATAATAAATAATAAGGCAGCGGTTGAGATTAATTGCAATTGGACCCCGCCCCATTTTTTTCTGCACGAACA includes:
- a CDS encoding bifunctional riboflavin kinase/FAD synthetase, giving the protein MKVYTHPEHFRNVTRPIITTGTFDGVHQGHLHIIRRLKEIAAVNGGETVVFTFSPHPRLVLFPDDQKLRLLNTQSEKISLLEKAGVDHLIIYPFTKAFSRLTAVEYVRDILVNQLHIHRLVIGYDHQFGRNREGSITNLQELAPLYGFEVEEIPAQMVDDVNVSSTKIRQSLQEGDIESANQFLGYSYPLSGIVISGQQIGRSIGFPTANIQVTEPLKLIPGDGVYAVKISHKGKAYGGMLNIGIKPTLELEHPNRTLEVNIFDFEGELYNEMIQLEFIARIREEKKFLNLDQLKLQLHEDRLTAQKLLLQS
- a CDS encoding leucine-rich repeat domain-containing protein; protein product: MRTLLILCMVFITGMSVAQEADTMKVYTSLESAMKNPEAVYKLRLSKMDLKEFPMEILKMKNLRVLDLTKNKIKTIPQEIGQLQHLEVLNLSRNRLVEIPAGIGGLVNLRSLILNQNEIESIPKEIGNLKKLEYLDMWSNNLWSFPEELKELVSLKEFDLRNIQLTFKEQEYINSLLPKTKIHYSPACNCAK
- a CDS encoding ABC transporter permease, with the protein product MNTSFFIAKRYLFSKKSTNVINIISGISVVGIAVSVMSMIIILSAINGLESLVDVLSSKFDADIRITPSEGKSFNRKEFDFGFVKNQEGIQAYSETVEELCIVKYGDRFVHAMLKGVEPSFFEVSNVGFHLEDGDTVLKEDEFYFCMVDVSIAAGLELYVNSRPGEYESVTLFAPIRNKKIKINNDPFNRQTTLLSGVFNVDSDDELKPVLVHRDLAAAMLEYGDDISAVEIKVSDPAQANRIKNQLQEHYGSDFKVKTRYEQNELLYKVSQSEKYFILAMLSFVLLLTGFNILASLTMLVMDKKNDIAVLKSMGADKRFIRSVFFGEGMMINFFGAFSGMILGSVIVLTQYYFHVVPLEGAVIDHYPVQLNAMDFIWIFGIVVLVGASCSYFPVRYLVKKHF